GCCCGTTCTGCGCTGAACAACCCGCAACAGCTTGGCAAAATGCAACTGTGAGACTCTGGATAAGGGCGAACTGAGCAGTGAAGGGGAAATACCCGCCTGCCCCAACAGCGCGTCGACATCCAGTCCCTGTCTGTGGCACCCCCCAAGAACACTATGAACCTGGGAAATCGGTATGGTGTGTCTGGGCAATATCGTTTTCATAAGCGAACTTTTTAATTATTTGATGTCCGGAAATCCATATAATCCACAGTTCTCATCTCTGGCACCATCAAACAATCCTGAAAGCCATCTTTACAATCCCTGAAGCCCCCTCTCCTTTTTATCTCAGGTGATACCACCGCACACGTTGGGTGTCGATTGAAGAGCCCACTTCACCCAGTTCAGCCAAATAATTCAGACAAGCCAGGGCTTCGCCTGTGGCAAGGCTGTAAATCATGAAGCTCTCCTCGGTTATGACACGCCCGAAGAGAACAGCGAACACATCAACCACCCGCTTCGGCCCGCTTTCCAACGCTCTTCGCAACTCATTCAGTGCCTTTTCCTGGTCCGCCAGCAAACTGTCGATACGCTCATGCAAGCCGGTAAAACAGCGTTGATGAGCTGGCAGGACCAGAACATCATCCGGGATTTCAGACTTAAGCTTACGCAGTGATGCCAGCCAATCCGCCATCGGGTTGGCTGCCGGCTCCAACGGTGTTACCGAAACATTGGATGAAATGCCCGGCAACACCTGGTCACCGGAGATCAACAGTTTGTCGTCTTCGCAGTACAGGCATGCGTGCTCAGGCGAGTGGCCATTTCCGATAACCACGCGCCAACTCCGACCACCGATAATATGGCGCTGTCCTTCCTGCAGGCGCGAGAAGCTGCGAGGCAAAGGGGAAACCAGTCGTCCATAATTATGGTAATGGTCGTGATAACTCTCGAGCACAGTCTCGGGCCAGCCCGCTGCACGAAAAAACGCCGTAATATCGCCCGGCACGGTGCTGTCATGTGACTGTGCCACCAAAACCCGAGAGGTCAGGTACTCCAATCGGGTCATCCAGAACTCCTCCGCTCCCCGCTCCATCAGCCAGCCGGCCATGCCGACGTGATCTGGGTGCAAATGGGTCACGAACACCCGCCGCACGGGCATATCCTCTGGAAGTGACGAGAACAACAATTCCCAGGCAGCTTTGGCCTCGGGAGTGTGCATCCCGGTATCGACCACCGAAAAGCCATCTTCTTCACGGAGCAGCCAGATATTGATGTGGTTCAATTTCCCGGGCAACGGGATACGGGTCCAGAATACATCCTGCGCCACCTCGACCAACTCGGCCGCTTCCGGCGCCCGGGGCACGCCTGGCGGTTTCGTTTCAATATCAAGCACAGTTAATACCTTCTTTGCGAGCATCTTCCTGGAGCTGGCGCCACATAATTTTGCCGGTGCCTGACTTCGGCAGTTCATCGAGAATAGCCACCGCAGTGGGTACTTTATAGGCGGCCATATGCTGCTTGCACCAGGCAATAATATCGTCTTCACTGAGGTTTTCTGGCGCAGTCGGCTTCAACACGACCAGTGCTTTAGCGGTTTCGCCCCGCTTAGCATCAGGCGCTGCAATAATGCAGGCTTCATGAATATCCGGGTGGCCGTACATGATACTTTCCACTTCCGCCGGCCAGACCTTGAAACCGGAGGCATTGATCATCCTCTTCAGCCGGTCAACCATAAAGAAGTAGCCTTCTTCGTCCACGTAACCCAGATCGCCGGTGCGAAGAAAGCGCCCTCCATCAAGTTCAATGAAGCTTTTAGCCGTGGCCGCCGGATCTTTCCAGTACTCCAGCATCACCTGCGGGCCTTTCAGGATAATCTCGCCGGTTCCCCCCTGAGGCAACTCTTTCAGGGTAGCCGGGTCAATAATACGGGCATCAACTCCGAATGTAGCGATACCCAAACACTGTCGCTTGCCCCGCTCAATGGGGTTGCCAAGAATGAAGGCCGCGGTCTCGGTCAGGCCATAGGCTTCGTTGTAGACAATATTGAATTCCTCTGCCAGCTTTCGGGAGATGGCTTCTGGCATTGCAGCACCACCGCCCATTAACTTGCTCAGACAGGAAATGTCGTGGTTTTTCAGTGCCGGATTGGAAAAGAAATCGACGATCATCGAAGGAGGTGCACTCCACAGGCTGACACCATGACGTTCGATCAGCTTCAGCGCTACATCACGATCCCAGCGCTGCATCAGTACCGAGGTTGCTCCATTAAAAATGGGACCATTCATCCCGCCCTGCATACCCAGAAAATGGAACAAAGGCGCAATGGCTAGTGCCGTAAACGCCGGCGAACCACCACGCCAGACAGTCGACGCGGCGACTGATGCAATGACGGTGCTGTGGGAATGCACGCAGCCCTTGGGATGACCTGTAGTGCCGGAGGTGTAGCCAATCACACACAAGTCGTCATGCTTTCCGGAAAAGGCTGCCGGCACAAAGTTGCAATCGAGCACATCCTGCCATAGTGCGACGCCAGCACCACTGAACTCATGCCTTGGTTCGGTGACCGCTGCCGGCACTGCAAGATCCGTCGGCTTGGTCAGGTAATCAGAATAGGCATGGACGATCAGGTGATCAACATCTCCCGATCCCACCAAAGCCTGCGCGTGGACATATAACTCCTGAGCGACCAGGGCGGTACGCGCTCCGCTATCAGACACACAATACTGCAATTCATCAGCCAAATTCATCGGGTTAACGGGAACCACGACCCCCTGCGCTCGGAGGATAGCGTAATAGCCAATTACATACTGCGGGCTGTTCTGGGAATACAGGGCAACCCGGTCGCCGGGACGCACGCCACATTCTTGTTGCAGGTATCCGGCCAGAGCCTGAACCTTCTGACATAGCTCGGAGTAACTGAGCACCGAATCATAGAAGACAAGCGCCGGCTTGTCCGGATAGCGGGTTGCTGCCACTTCCAGGTTGTAATAAAGGCTGGTTTTCGGCAATTCCAGCGTCCGTGGCAACCCCTTGGCCCAATACCTACCTTGTTCCGTTTTCATTTTTTGTTCTCCTGGCTCCACGCCTGAGGTGTTATTGGAATATTGTGATCAGGCGATCTTGCGAGCGATCAGTTCTTTCATGATTTCGTTAGACCCCCCGTATATCTTGCTGACCCGGGCATTGGCATACATACGCGCGATAGGGTATTCGAGGATATAGCCGTAGCCGCCATGAAGCTGCAAACACTCATCGATCACTTCACAATTCTTTTGAGTGGTCCACCACTTGGCCATGGCCGCTGTTGTGCTATCCAGTTCACCGGCAAGCAACTGCATCATGCACTGATCAACGAAGGTGGTAGCAATGGTGGCGACGGTTTTGCATTCGGCCAGTTTGAAACGGGTGTTCTGCAGCTCACTCAATTGCTGGCCAAACACTTCCCGCTGTCGAACGTATTCAGCGGTAAACTCTATGGCCCTGTGCATGCTGGCCTGGGCCGAAAGGGCGATAATCATGCGCTCTTGGGGCAACTGTTGCATCAGTTGGCCAAACCCCCGACCCTCCTCAGCACCCAGAAGATTGTTGCGGTCTACTCGCACGTCGTCGAAAAAAAGCTCGGAAGTGTCCTGGGCCTTCTGGCCAATTTTCTCCAGCAGCTTGCCTCGACGGAAGCCAGTCTGACCCTCGGTTTCCACCATGATCAGAGATATTCCCTTGGCACCAAGCTCCGGATTGGTCTTTGTAACCACACAAATCAAATTGGCATGAAAGCCGTTGGTAATGAAGGTCTTGGAGCCACTGATAAGATAATCATCACCATCATGAACAGCGCGGGTTTTCACACTCTTAAGGTCGGAGCCAACCCCTGGCTCGGACATCGCAATTGCGCCGACAAGCTCACCGGTAGCCATACGTGGCAACCAACGCTGTTTCTGCTCTTCACTCCCGTAAGCCAGAATGTAATGGGCGAGAATACCGTTGTGAACGCCGATGCCAAAGTTCACCAAAGCGCGGGTCAGCTCAATATTGATGACGGCCTCATGAGCAAAGCTGCCACCACCACCATGGTACTGTTCCGGAATACTGGCGCACAGCAGTCCCATTTCTCCAGCCCGCAGCCAGGCTTCGCGGTCCACATAGCCTTGTTTGCCCCAGCGCTCCTGATGAGGCACGAACTCTTTATCCACAAACTTACGTACCGAGTCCCGAAAAATCTCCAGGTCTTCAGTCATCCAGGGTGTTTTGTAATGCTCCATTATTATTCTCCCAATTATGCCTGATGGTAGCCCGGACACCCCTTCAGGGCTCGATCCGGAAGCCCTCGGCAAAGGCCTTCCATCAGAGTACTCACCCGACCAGGGCATACCAATGGCAAAACCGGATGCTTTTATTGGTAATTTTTTGCCTCAAGCTCCCGCTCGCCTCATCAGCCAGGCCGGTATCAGAGCGAAGGCAAACGCTAGTGCGAGTACCAGAAAGCTGTCCTGAAATCCGCGACTGTACCCCTGAAACCAAACCATCTCACCGAGCTGACGCAATGCAAGGCCGTGGACCTGATCTGTACTCGTGCCGGCCGCCGCGTAGCTGTCGTACATAGTCGACAGCCAGCCCCGGGTAAGCTCATTACCTGCGGTCTGGGTCTCAGCAATCACCGCAGCATGTCCTGCACTGCGCCACTCCAGTATCACTGCCAGAGCATTCACACCCATGGCACCACCCAGCTGGCGCGAGAAATTGTTGGCACCTGCTCCCTGGCTGAGCAAGTGGGACGGTAGAATTTTAAGCGACCCCGTACTCAGGGCCGGCATGCCCAAGCCCAACCCAATCCGGCCCAACGCAACCCAGCCCACGATTACCCAAGGCAAGGTATAAACGTCAATGACCGCCAACGACCAGCACGACCAGGCAAACAACGTAGCGCCCAGACCGATCAGCAATGGTGCGGGGTAAAGGTCACTGAGCCTCCCGGCGACCGGGAACATCAATCCCATTGCCAGTCCAGCCGGAACGAGCAGTAATCCGGAAGCACTGGCCGAAAATCCCTGGATTTCCTGCACAAAAAGCGGCACCAGATAGGTTGACCCAAACAATCCCGCTCCATAGCAAAAGGCCACCAGACAACTGGCGGCAAAACCAGGATGGGCAAATATCCTGACTGCCAGCAAGGCCCTTGGGCTGTGCCATTCCCAGACCACAAACACCACTGATGTCACCAGCGCCCCAATGCCGCTGGACAGAATCTCTGCTGCCCCCCAGCCCAGCCTCTGACCATTGGACAGAGTCCACAACAACAGGCCAAGAGCGGCACAAAGCAAGGTGAAGCCGGTCCAGTCGAATGGCTGAACCCGATCCTCTGCCTCCCGGGCAGGTGCGAAGAACAGGGCAAAGACAATACCCGCCAGACATGCCGGTAGCGGCAGGAAAAACACCGCCCGCCAGCTCATCCAGTCGACCATGAAGCCACCCAGTGCCGGCCCTACTGCAGGACCGAGAACAACCCCCAGCCCATAAACCCCCATACCCAAACCACGCTGCTCCGGTGGAAACACCCGGAAGATCACTGTCATAGCCAGAGGCTGGATGATCCCCGCCATGGCTCCCTGCAGAACTCTGGACAGGATAACCATGTCTTCATGAAGGCTGACGCCACCCAGCACTGCTGCGATCATGAACAGCACCATGGCCCCGATGTACGCACCTTTCATACCGAAGGTCTGCAACACCCAGGAGCTCAGCAACATAAACGCTGCCATTGCTGCCAGAAAGCCCGTTGACAGCCACTGGGCCTTGGTCTGGGCGATTCCGAAATTGCCCATGATGTCCGGAATGGCCACGTTGACAATGGTTGCGGCCATCGTCATGGACAGGGTACCGAGCATCACTGTTACGGTAATGAACCACTTGTATCGCGGCCCATAACGCGCAAACAGGGCTTCAGTTTCCGACACGGATGCCCGCCTCTACCATCATCCCCGGGCGCAACCGGCTGTCAGGCTTATCAAAAACAATCTTCACCGGAATCCTCTGGGTCGTCTTGGTGAAGTTACCGCTAGGGTTAGGGCTGGGTATCAATGCAAATTCACTGGTTGCCGCATATCCGACCCGCGCCACCGTGCCGGGAAATTCCTCTCCAGGGAATGCATC
This sequence is a window from Marinobacter sp. ANT_B65. Protein-coding genes within it:
- a CDS encoding MBL fold metallo-hydrolase — its product is MLDIETKPPGVPRAPEAAELVEVAQDVFWTRIPLPGKLNHINIWLLREEDGFSVVDTGMHTPEAKAAWELLFSSLPEDMPVRRVFVTHLHPDHVGMAGWLMERGAEEFWMTRLEYLTSRVLVAQSHDSTVPGDITAFFRAAGWPETVLESYHDHYHNYGRLVSPLPRSFSRLQEGQRHIIGGRSWRVVIGNGHSPEHACLYCEDDKLLISGDQVLPGISSNVSVTPLEPAANPMADWLASLRKLKSEIPDDVLVLPAHQRCFTGLHERIDSLLADQEKALNELRRALESGPKRVVDVFAVLFGRVITEESFMIYSLATGEALACLNYLAELGEVGSSIDTQRVRWYHLR
- a CDS encoding DHA2 family efflux MFS transporter permease subunit; its protein translation is MSETEALFARYGPRYKWFITVTVMLGTLSMTMAATIVNVAIPDIMGNFGIAQTKAQWLSTGFLAAMAAFMLLSSWVLQTFGMKGAYIGAMVLFMIAAVLGGVSLHEDMVILSRVLQGAMAGIIQPLAMTVIFRVFPPEQRGLGMGVYGLGVVLGPAVGPALGGFMVDWMSWRAVFFLPLPACLAGIVFALFFAPAREAEDRVQPFDWTGFTLLCAALGLLLWTLSNGQRLGWGAAEILSSGIGALVTSVVFVVWEWHSPRALLAVRIFAHPGFAASCLVAFCYGAGLFGSTYLVPLFVQEIQGFSASASGLLLVPAGLAMGLMFPVAGRLSDLYPAPLLIGLGATLFAWSCWSLAVIDVYTLPWVIVGWVALGRIGLGLGMPALSTGSLKILPSHLLSQGAGANNFSRQLGGAMGVNALAVILEWRSAGHAAVIAETQTAGNELTRGWLSTMYDSYAAAGTSTDQVHGLALRQLGEMVWFQGYSRGFQDSFLVLALAFAFALIPAWLMRRAGA
- a CDS encoding long-chain fatty acid--CoA ligase, which translates into the protein MKTEQGRYWAKGLPRTLELPKTSLYYNLEVAATRYPDKPALVFYDSVLSYSELCQKVQALAGYLQQECGVRPGDRVALYSQNSPQYVIGYYAILRAQGVVVPVNPMNLADELQYCVSDSGARTALVAQELYVHAQALVGSGDVDHLIVHAYSDYLTKPTDLAVPAAVTEPRHEFSGAGVALWQDVLDCNFVPAAFSGKHDDLCVIGYTSGTTGHPKGCVHSHSTVIASVAASTVWRGGSPAFTALAIAPLFHFLGMQGGMNGPIFNGATSVLMQRWDRDVALKLIERHGVSLWSAPPSMIVDFFSNPALKNHDISCLSKLMGGGAAMPEAISRKLAEEFNIVYNEAYGLTETAAFILGNPIERGKRQCLGIATFGVDARIIDPATLKELPQGGTGEIILKGPQVMLEYWKDPAATAKSFIELDGGRFLRTGDLGYVDEEGYFFMVDRLKRMINASGFKVWPAEVESIMYGHPDIHEACIIAAPDAKRGETAKALVVLKPTAPENLSEDDIIAWCKQHMAAYKVPTAVAILDELPKSGTGKIMWRQLQEDARKEGINCA
- a CDS encoding acyl-CoA dehydrogenase family protein produces the protein MEHYKTPWMTEDLEIFRDSVRKFVDKEFVPHQERWGKQGYVDREAWLRAGEMGLLCASIPEQYHGGGGSFAHEAVINIELTRALVNFGIGVHNGILAHYILAYGSEEQKQRWLPRMATGELVGAIAMSEPGVGSDLKSVKTRAVHDGDDYLISGSKTFITNGFHANLICVVTKTNPELGAKGISLIMVETEGQTGFRRGKLLEKIGQKAQDTSELFFDDVRVDRNNLLGAEEGRGFGQLMQQLPQERMIIALSAQASMHRAIEFTAEYVRQREVFGQQLSELQNTRFKLAECKTVATIATTFVDQCMMQLLAGELDSTTAAMAKWWTTQKNCEVIDECLQLHGGYGYILEYPIARMYANARVSKIYGGSNEIMKELIARKIA